The Lycium barbarum isolate Lr01 chromosome 9, ASM1917538v2, whole genome shotgun sequence genome has a segment encoding these proteins:
- the LOC132610245 gene encoding uncharacterized protein LOC132610245 isoform X3 produces MNRGIKMNGFPNGKSCNHDKPSPGCLGRMVNLFDLNSGVAGNRLLTDKPHRDGSLSRSQSDLVRLSPSSEDHVEEKLVVSNLKRTSSNRKSNGTPIKMLIAQEMSKEIDSSHNPPSVVAKLMGLDALPQKSAPAIRRNFGGHSRCHTDSSFSYCQHENESLTEEMQQEFHQYPEQNEYKDVYEVWQQPQKTNRVRSKSPQKERHDETSLDKKSAFVRQKFIEAKCLSIDEQLRESKEFQDALDVLSSNTDLFLKFLQEPNPMFSQHLYKLQSIPPPPETKRITVLRPSKMVDDCKFGGSVKKNEINRTTHVGLGNRAKNHMAFSPPAASWNIDENHAQPTRIVVLKPSLGKTHNYRAASSSPSASPRVSQTETSFVNMEANEAQESREVAQTITQHMRVNIGGHQRDETLLSSVFANGYTGDESSFNKSEKEYAAGNISDSEVMSPASRHSWDYINRFGSPYSCSSLGRASYSPESSVSREAKKRLSERWAMVASNGSCQEQRQMRRSSSSTLGEMLALSDIKTAGRIEQESIKEDPQISNSASVSNSKDDEAINKSPRNLLKSKSVPLSSTAFSSQLNVGAPDPVTRENDLPKQTTKPRSAKSSLKGKVSNLFFSRNKKPNKNGAKCLQSNDELHSGAKPLHSLSKVDKYSGEFLDDRRIECSASDLRESSCALTCEDLVGKQGTTSPEVVLSGARSLHAGHPCENQDQPSPISVLEAPFEEDEHPARISSGSIKPDRHAGAELSLHPIKSNLIDKSPPIGSIARTLSWEDSCADTASSVYVRPSSSTQRIEEVEREWFSFVQTLLAVAGLDEVQSVAFSTMWHSPESPLDPSLREKYIDLNEKETLHEAKRRQRRSTQKLVFDCVNAALLEIAGYGPDNCQRAIPSMGVHNNLPQGTRLVLLDQVWDRMKEWFPSEAKYLSIDGGDLDSLVVEGMVTKEVTGKWWLENLRLELDNVEIEIEGKLLEELVHESVVEFAVQIYQPDDFFYQQPKKQE; encoded by the exons ATGAATAGAG GAATTAAGATGAATGGGTTTCCGAATGGGAAGAGTTGTAATCATGATAAACCTTCTCCAGGATGCTTGGGACGAATGGTGAACCTCTTTGATTTAAATTCAGGGGTGGCAGGAAATAGGCTGCTTACAGATAAACCCCATCGCGATG GTTCACTCTCGAGGAGCCAATCAGATCTGGTGAGGTTGTCGCCATCTTCTGAGGATCACGTAGAAGAAAAACTG GTTGTCTCGAATTTGAAGAGGACTAGTTCAAACAGGAAATCAAATGGAACACCAATCAAGATGCTTATAGCCCAAGAAATGTCCAAGGAAATAGATTCTAGTCACAATCCACCTAGTGTTGTTGCCAAGCTGATGGGGCTTGATGCTCTTCCGCAGAAATCTGCTCCAGCTATAAGACGTAATTTTGGAGGTCATTCACGGTGTCATACAGATTCCTCTTTCAGCTATTGCCAGCACGAAAATGAATCCTTGACGGAAGAAATGCAGCAAGAATTTCATCAATACCCAGAGCAGAATGAATATAAAGATGTTTATGAAGTTTGGCAGCAACCCCAAAAAACGAACCGTGTGAGAAGTAAATCCCCACAAAAGGAAAGACACGACGAAACTAGTTTGGACAAGAAGTCAGCCTTTGTTCGTCAGAAGTTTATTGAAGCAAAATGTTTATCCATAGATGAACAACTTCGCGAGTCTAAGGAATTCCAAGATGCATTGGATGTCTTAAGTTCCAACACGGATCTGTTCCTCAAGTTTCTGCAAGAACCAAATCCAATGTTTTCTCAGCATTTATATAAGTTGCAGTCTATACCTCCTCCTCCTGAGACAAAGCGAATAACTGTTCTAAGACCATCAAAAATGGTTGATGATTGTAAATTTGGTGGATCAgtgaagaaaaatgaaataaacaGAACAACCCATGTAGGTCTGGGAAACAGGGCAAAAAACCATATGGCATTTTCCCCTCCTGCAGCAAGTTGGAACATTGATGAAAATCATGCTCAACCTACACGGATAGTCGTGTTAAAACCAAGCCTTGGTAAGACTCACAACTATAGGGCTGCAAGTTCTTCACCGTCAGCATCACCAAGAGTATCACAAACTGAAACAAGTTTCGTCAACATGGAGGCTAATGAAGCTCAAGAATCAAGAGAAGTGGCACAAACTATCACACAGCATATGCGAGTAAACATAGGTGGACATCAAAGGGATGAAACATTACTTTCTTCTGTATTTGCAAATGGCTACACTGGTGATGAAAGCTCATTTAATAAATCTGAAAAAGAGTATGCAGCTGGAAATATCAGTGATTCTGAAGTCATGTCACCTGCTTCTAGGCACTCGTGGGATTATATCAATAGGTTTGGCAGCCCTTATTCTTGCTCCTCCTTGGGCCGTGCTTCTTATTCCCCTGAATCTTCAGTTTCTAGAGAAGCCAAGAAGCGACTTTCTGAGAGATGGGCGATGGTGGCATCTAATGGCAGTTGTCAAGAACAAAGACAAATGAGGAGAAGCTCCAGCAGCACTTTAGGTGAGATGCTTGCTCTTTCTGATATTAAGACGGCAGGAAGAATAGAGCAGGAGAGTATTAAAGAAGATCCCCAGATTTCAAATTCCGCCTCGGTGAGTAATTCCAAAGATGATGAAGCTATCAACAAGTCACCAAGGAATCTCTTGAAGTCTAAATCTGTCCCTCTATCCTCTACTGCATTCAGTTCGCAGTTGAATGTGGGTGCCCCAGATCCTGTGACCAGAGAAAATGACCTCCCCAAGCAGACAACAAAACCGAGAAGTGCAAAATCATCACTGAAAGGGAAGGTCTCAAATCTTTTCTTCTCTAGGAACAAAAAGCCAAACAAAAACGGAGCCAAGTGCTTGCAATCCAATGATGAATTGCACTCAGGTGCAAAGCCTTTACATTCTCTATCAAAAGTTGACAAATATAGTGGTGAATTCCTTGATGACCGAAGGATTGAGTGCTCAGCAAGCGATCTTCGTGAATCATCATGTGCGCTAACTTGTGAAGATTTAGTTGGGAAGCAAGGCACAACCTCTCCTGAG GTTGTGCTCTCTGGAGCAAGATCTTTGCACGCTGGACACCCATGTGAGAACCAGGACCAACCAAGTCCTATATCAGTTTTGGAGGCACCATTTGAAGAGGATGAACATCCAGCACGTATATCATCTGGCAGTATCAAGCCAGACCGTCATG CAGGTGCCGAGTTGTCTCTTCACCCTATAAAGTCCAACTTGATCGATAAATCTCCTCCAATAGGATCAATTGCTCGTACATTATCATGGGAAGATTCTTGTGCAGATACAGCCAGTTCAGTTTACGTGAGACCATCATCATCCACTCAGAGGATTGAGGAAGTAGAACGTGAATGGTTCTCTTTTGTTCAAACATTACTAGCCGTGGCCGGTCTTGATGAAGTGCAGTCTGTCGCTTTCTCAACCATGTGGCATTCTCCTGAAAGCCCTTTGGACCCGTCACTCAGAGAAAAATACATTGATCTGAATGAGAAGGAGACACTACATGAGGCTAAGCGAAGACAAAGGAGATCAACCCAGAAGCTTGTGTTTGATTGTGTAAATGCAGCTTTACTAGAAATTGCAGGATATGGGCCAGACAATTGCCAAAGAGCCATACCTTCTATGGGGGTCCATAATAATCTGCCACAGGGAACTAGGCTAGTATTGTTGGACCAAGTGTGGGACCGAATGAAGGAATGGTTTCCTAGTGAAGCGAAATATCTCTCTATTGATGGCGGGGACTTAGACAGCCTGGTGGTGGAGGGAATGGTAACGAAGGAGGTAACGGGGAAATGGTGGCTTGAAAATTTGAGATTAGAATTAGACAATGTAGAAATCGAAATTGAAGGGAAGTTGCTCGAAGAGCTTGTGCATGAATCTGTCGTTGAATTTGCAG TACAAATATACCAGCCAGATGATTTTTTTTACCAGCAGCCAAAAAAACAGGAGTGA
- the LOC132610245 gene encoding uncharacterized protein LOC132610245 isoform X4, whose product MNGFPNGKSCNHDKPSPGCLGRMVNLFDLNSGVAGNRLLTDKPHRDGSLSRSQSDLVRLSPSSEDHVEEKLVVSNLKRTSSNRKSNGTPIKMLIAQEMSKEIDSSHNPPSVVAKLMGLDALPQKSAPAIRRNFGGHSRCHTDSSFSYCQHENESLTEEMQQEFHQYPEQNEYKDVYEVWQQPQKTNRVRSKSPQKERHDETSLDKKSAFVRQKFIEAKCLSIDEQLRESKEFQDALDVLSSNTDLFLKFLQEPNPMFSQHLYKLQSIPPPPETKRITVLRPSKMVDDCKFGGSVKKNEINRTTHVGLGNRAKNHMAFSPPAASWNIDENHAQPTRIVVLKPSLGKTHNYRAASSSPSASPRVSQTETSFVNMEANEAQESREVAQTITQHMRVNIGGHQRDETLLSSVFANGYTGDESSFNKSEKEYAAGNISDSEVMSPASRHSWDYINRFGSPYSCSSLGRASYSPESSVSREAKKRLSERWAMVASNGSCQEQRQMRRSSSSTLGEMLALSDIKTAGRIEQESIKEDPQISNSASVSNSKDDEAINKSPRNLLKSKSVPLSSTAFSSQLNVGAPDPVTRENDLPKQTTKPRSAKSSLKGKVSNLFFSRNKKPNKNGAKCLQSNDELHSGAKPLHSLSKVDKYSGEFLDDRRIECSASDLRESSCALTCEDLVGKQGTTSPEVVLSGARSLHAGHPCENQDQPSPISVLEAPFEEDEHPARISSGSIKPDRHAGAELSLHPIKSNLIDKSPPIGSIARTLSWEDSCADTASSVYVRPSSSTQRIEEVEREWFSFVQTLLAVAGLDEVQSVAFSTMWHSPESPLDPSLREKYIDLNEKETLHEAKRRQRRSTQKLVFDCVNAALLEIAGYGPDNCQRAIPSMGVHNNLPQGTRLVLLDQVWDRMKEWFPSEAKYLSIDGGDLDSLVVEGMVTKEVTGKWWLENLRLELDNVEIEIEGKLLEELVHESVVEFAVQIYQPDDFFYQQPKKQE is encoded by the exons ATGAATGGGTTTCCGAATGGGAAGAGTTGTAATCATGATAAACCTTCTCCAGGATGCTTGGGACGAATGGTGAACCTCTTTGATTTAAATTCAGGGGTGGCAGGAAATAGGCTGCTTACAGATAAACCCCATCGCGATG GTTCACTCTCGAGGAGCCAATCAGATCTGGTGAGGTTGTCGCCATCTTCTGAGGATCACGTAGAAGAAAAACTG GTTGTCTCGAATTTGAAGAGGACTAGTTCAAACAGGAAATCAAATGGAACACCAATCAAGATGCTTATAGCCCAAGAAATGTCCAAGGAAATAGATTCTAGTCACAATCCACCTAGTGTTGTTGCCAAGCTGATGGGGCTTGATGCTCTTCCGCAGAAATCTGCTCCAGCTATAAGACGTAATTTTGGAGGTCATTCACGGTGTCATACAGATTCCTCTTTCAGCTATTGCCAGCACGAAAATGAATCCTTGACGGAAGAAATGCAGCAAGAATTTCATCAATACCCAGAGCAGAATGAATATAAAGATGTTTATGAAGTTTGGCAGCAACCCCAAAAAACGAACCGTGTGAGAAGTAAATCCCCACAAAAGGAAAGACACGACGAAACTAGTTTGGACAAGAAGTCAGCCTTTGTTCGTCAGAAGTTTATTGAAGCAAAATGTTTATCCATAGATGAACAACTTCGCGAGTCTAAGGAATTCCAAGATGCATTGGATGTCTTAAGTTCCAACACGGATCTGTTCCTCAAGTTTCTGCAAGAACCAAATCCAATGTTTTCTCAGCATTTATATAAGTTGCAGTCTATACCTCCTCCTCCTGAGACAAAGCGAATAACTGTTCTAAGACCATCAAAAATGGTTGATGATTGTAAATTTGGTGGATCAgtgaagaaaaatgaaataaacaGAACAACCCATGTAGGTCTGGGAAACAGGGCAAAAAACCATATGGCATTTTCCCCTCCTGCAGCAAGTTGGAACATTGATGAAAATCATGCTCAACCTACACGGATAGTCGTGTTAAAACCAAGCCTTGGTAAGACTCACAACTATAGGGCTGCAAGTTCTTCACCGTCAGCATCACCAAGAGTATCACAAACTGAAACAAGTTTCGTCAACATGGAGGCTAATGAAGCTCAAGAATCAAGAGAAGTGGCACAAACTATCACACAGCATATGCGAGTAAACATAGGTGGACATCAAAGGGATGAAACATTACTTTCTTCTGTATTTGCAAATGGCTACACTGGTGATGAAAGCTCATTTAATAAATCTGAAAAAGAGTATGCAGCTGGAAATATCAGTGATTCTGAAGTCATGTCACCTGCTTCTAGGCACTCGTGGGATTATATCAATAGGTTTGGCAGCCCTTATTCTTGCTCCTCCTTGGGCCGTGCTTCTTATTCCCCTGAATCTTCAGTTTCTAGAGAAGCCAAGAAGCGACTTTCTGAGAGATGGGCGATGGTGGCATCTAATGGCAGTTGTCAAGAACAAAGACAAATGAGGAGAAGCTCCAGCAGCACTTTAGGTGAGATGCTTGCTCTTTCTGATATTAAGACGGCAGGAAGAATAGAGCAGGAGAGTATTAAAGAAGATCCCCAGATTTCAAATTCCGCCTCGGTGAGTAATTCCAAAGATGATGAAGCTATCAACAAGTCACCAAGGAATCTCTTGAAGTCTAAATCTGTCCCTCTATCCTCTACTGCATTCAGTTCGCAGTTGAATGTGGGTGCCCCAGATCCTGTGACCAGAGAAAATGACCTCCCCAAGCAGACAACAAAACCGAGAAGTGCAAAATCATCACTGAAAGGGAAGGTCTCAAATCTTTTCTTCTCTAGGAACAAAAAGCCAAACAAAAACGGAGCCAAGTGCTTGCAATCCAATGATGAATTGCACTCAGGTGCAAAGCCTTTACATTCTCTATCAAAAGTTGACAAATATAGTGGTGAATTCCTTGATGACCGAAGGATTGAGTGCTCAGCAAGCGATCTTCGTGAATCATCATGTGCGCTAACTTGTGAAGATTTAGTTGGGAAGCAAGGCACAACCTCTCCTGAG GTTGTGCTCTCTGGAGCAAGATCTTTGCACGCTGGACACCCATGTGAGAACCAGGACCAACCAAGTCCTATATCAGTTTTGGAGGCACCATTTGAAGAGGATGAACATCCAGCACGTATATCATCTGGCAGTATCAAGCCAGACCGTCATG CAGGTGCCGAGTTGTCTCTTCACCCTATAAAGTCCAACTTGATCGATAAATCTCCTCCAATAGGATCAATTGCTCGTACATTATCATGGGAAGATTCTTGTGCAGATACAGCCAGTTCAGTTTACGTGAGACCATCATCATCCACTCAGAGGATTGAGGAAGTAGAACGTGAATGGTTCTCTTTTGTTCAAACATTACTAGCCGTGGCCGGTCTTGATGAAGTGCAGTCTGTCGCTTTCTCAACCATGTGGCATTCTCCTGAAAGCCCTTTGGACCCGTCACTCAGAGAAAAATACATTGATCTGAATGAGAAGGAGACACTACATGAGGCTAAGCGAAGACAAAGGAGATCAACCCAGAAGCTTGTGTTTGATTGTGTAAATGCAGCTTTACTAGAAATTGCAGGATATGGGCCAGACAATTGCCAAAGAGCCATACCTTCTATGGGGGTCCATAATAATCTGCCACAGGGAACTAGGCTAGTATTGTTGGACCAAGTGTGGGACCGAATGAAGGAATGGTTTCCTAGTGAAGCGAAATATCTCTCTATTGATGGCGGGGACTTAGACAGCCTGGTGGTGGAGGGAATGGTAACGAAGGAGGTAACGGGGAAATGGTGGCTTGAAAATTTGAGATTAGAATTAGACAATGTAGAAATCGAAATTGAAGGGAAGTTGCTCGAAGAGCTTGTGCATGAATCTGTCGTTGAATTTGCAG TACAAATATACCAGCCAGATGATTTTTTTTACCAGCAGCCAAAAAAACAGGAGTGA
- the LOC132610245 gene encoding uncharacterized protein LOC132610245 isoform X2 → MVTDLYFLLLRNLAKIYYGVYTCKNIPFLYSIYVECRSFYEDMNRGIKMNGFPNGKSCNHDKPSPGCLGRMVNLFDLNSGVAGNRLLTDKPHRDGSLSRSQSDLVRLSPSSEDHVEEKLVVSNLKRTSSNRKSNGTPIKMLIAQEMSKEIDSSHNPPSVVAKLMGLDALPQKSAPAIRRNFGGHSRCHTDSSFSYCQHENESLTEEMQQEFHQYPEQNEYKDVYEVWQQPQKTNRVRSKSPQKERHDETSLDKKSAFVRQKFIEAKCLSIDEQLRESKEFQDALDVLSSNTDLFLKFLQEPNPMFSQHLYKLQSIPPPPETKRITVLRPSKMVDDCKFGGSVKKNEINRTTHVGLGNRAKNHMAFSPPAASWNIDENHAQPTRIVVLKPSLGKTHNYRAASSSPSASPRVSQTETSFVNMEANEAQESREVAQTITQHMRVNIGGHQRDETLLSSVFANGYTGDESSFNKSEKEYAAGNISDSEVMSPASRHSWDYINRFGSPYSCSSLGRASYSPESSVSREAKKRLSERWAMVASNGSCQEQRQMRRSSSSTLGEMLALSDIKTAGRIEQESIKEDPQISNSASVSNSKDDEAINKSPRNLLKSKSVPLSSTAFSSQLNVGAPDPVTRENDLPKQTTKPRSAKSSLKGKVSNLFFSRNKKPNKNGAKCLQSNDELHSGAKPLHSLSKVDKYSGEFLDDRRIECSASDLRESSCALTCEDLVGKQGTTSPEVVLSGARSLHAGHPCENQDQPSPISVLEAPFEEDEHPARISSGSIKPDRHGAELSLHPIKSNLIDKSPPIGSIARTLSWEDSCADTASSVYVRPSSSTQRIEEVEREWFSFVQTLLAVAGLDEVQSVAFSTMWHSPESPLDPSLREKYIDLNEKETLHEAKRRQRRSTQKLVFDCVNAALLEIAGYGPDNCQRAIPSMGVHNNLPQGTRLVLLDQVWDRMKEWFPSEAKYLSIDGGDLDSLVVEGMVTKEVTGKWWLENLRLELDNVEIEIEGKLLEELVHESVVEFAVQIYQPDDFFYQQPKKQE, encoded by the exons GTCTATACCTGTAAAAACATACCTTTTCTATACTCAATATATGTGGAATGCCGTTCTTTTTATGAAGATATGAATAGAG GAATTAAGATGAATGGGTTTCCGAATGGGAAGAGTTGTAATCATGATAAACCTTCTCCAGGATGCTTGGGACGAATGGTGAACCTCTTTGATTTAAATTCAGGGGTGGCAGGAAATAGGCTGCTTACAGATAAACCCCATCGCGATG GTTCACTCTCGAGGAGCCAATCAGATCTGGTGAGGTTGTCGCCATCTTCTGAGGATCACGTAGAAGAAAAACTG GTTGTCTCGAATTTGAAGAGGACTAGTTCAAACAGGAAATCAAATGGAACACCAATCAAGATGCTTATAGCCCAAGAAATGTCCAAGGAAATAGATTCTAGTCACAATCCACCTAGTGTTGTTGCCAAGCTGATGGGGCTTGATGCTCTTCCGCAGAAATCTGCTCCAGCTATAAGACGTAATTTTGGAGGTCATTCACGGTGTCATACAGATTCCTCTTTCAGCTATTGCCAGCACGAAAATGAATCCTTGACGGAAGAAATGCAGCAAGAATTTCATCAATACCCAGAGCAGAATGAATATAAAGATGTTTATGAAGTTTGGCAGCAACCCCAAAAAACGAACCGTGTGAGAAGTAAATCCCCACAAAAGGAAAGACACGACGAAACTAGTTTGGACAAGAAGTCAGCCTTTGTTCGTCAGAAGTTTATTGAAGCAAAATGTTTATCCATAGATGAACAACTTCGCGAGTCTAAGGAATTCCAAGATGCATTGGATGTCTTAAGTTCCAACACGGATCTGTTCCTCAAGTTTCTGCAAGAACCAAATCCAATGTTTTCTCAGCATTTATATAAGTTGCAGTCTATACCTCCTCCTCCTGAGACAAAGCGAATAACTGTTCTAAGACCATCAAAAATGGTTGATGATTGTAAATTTGGTGGATCAgtgaagaaaaatgaaataaacaGAACAACCCATGTAGGTCTGGGAAACAGGGCAAAAAACCATATGGCATTTTCCCCTCCTGCAGCAAGTTGGAACATTGATGAAAATCATGCTCAACCTACACGGATAGTCGTGTTAAAACCAAGCCTTGGTAAGACTCACAACTATAGGGCTGCAAGTTCTTCACCGTCAGCATCACCAAGAGTATCACAAACTGAAACAAGTTTCGTCAACATGGAGGCTAATGAAGCTCAAGAATCAAGAGAAGTGGCACAAACTATCACACAGCATATGCGAGTAAACATAGGTGGACATCAAAGGGATGAAACATTACTTTCTTCTGTATTTGCAAATGGCTACACTGGTGATGAAAGCTCATTTAATAAATCTGAAAAAGAGTATGCAGCTGGAAATATCAGTGATTCTGAAGTCATGTCACCTGCTTCTAGGCACTCGTGGGATTATATCAATAGGTTTGGCAGCCCTTATTCTTGCTCCTCCTTGGGCCGTGCTTCTTATTCCCCTGAATCTTCAGTTTCTAGAGAAGCCAAGAAGCGACTTTCTGAGAGATGGGCGATGGTGGCATCTAATGGCAGTTGTCAAGAACAAAGACAAATGAGGAGAAGCTCCAGCAGCACTTTAGGTGAGATGCTTGCTCTTTCTGATATTAAGACGGCAGGAAGAATAGAGCAGGAGAGTATTAAAGAAGATCCCCAGATTTCAAATTCCGCCTCGGTGAGTAATTCCAAAGATGATGAAGCTATCAACAAGTCACCAAGGAATCTCTTGAAGTCTAAATCTGTCCCTCTATCCTCTACTGCATTCAGTTCGCAGTTGAATGTGGGTGCCCCAGATCCTGTGACCAGAGAAAATGACCTCCCCAAGCAGACAACAAAACCGAGAAGTGCAAAATCATCACTGAAAGGGAAGGTCTCAAATCTTTTCTTCTCTAGGAACAAAAAGCCAAACAAAAACGGAGCCAAGTGCTTGCAATCCAATGATGAATTGCACTCAGGTGCAAAGCCTTTACATTCTCTATCAAAAGTTGACAAATATAGTGGTGAATTCCTTGATGACCGAAGGATTGAGTGCTCAGCAAGCGATCTTCGTGAATCATCATGTGCGCTAACTTGTGAAGATTTAGTTGGGAAGCAAGGCACAACCTCTCCTGAG GTTGTGCTCTCTGGAGCAAGATCTTTGCACGCTGGACACCCATGTGAGAACCAGGACCAACCAAGTCCTATATCAGTTTTGGAGGCACCATTTGAAGAGGATGAACATCCAGCACGTATATCATCTGGCAGTATCAAGCCAGACCGTCATG GTGCCGAGTTGTCTCTTCACCCTATAAAGTCCAACTTGATCGATAAATCTCCTCCAATAGGATCAATTGCTCGTACATTATCATGGGAAGATTCTTGTGCAGATACAGCCAGTTCAGTTTACGTGAGACCATCATCATCCACTCAGAGGATTGAGGAAGTAGAACGTGAATGGTTCTCTTTTGTTCAAACATTACTAGCCGTGGCCGGTCTTGATGAAGTGCAGTCTGTCGCTTTCTCAACCATGTGGCATTCTCCTGAAAGCCCTTTGGACCCGTCACTCAGAGAAAAATACATTGATCTGAATGAGAAGGAGACACTACATGAGGCTAAGCGAAGACAAAGGAGATCAACCCAGAAGCTTGTGTTTGATTGTGTAAATGCAGCTTTACTAGAAATTGCAGGATATGGGCCAGACAATTGCCAAAGAGCCATACCTTCTATGGGGGTCCATAATAATCTGCCACAGGGAACTAGGCTAGTATTGTTGGACCAAGTGTGGGACCGAATGAAGGAATGGTTTCCTAGTGAAGCGAAATATCTCTCTATTGATGGCGGGGACTTAGACAGCCTGGTGGTGGAGGGAATGGTAACGAAGGAGGTAACGGGGAAATGGTGGCTTGAAAATTTGAGATTAGAATTAGACAATGTAGAAATCGAAATTGAAGGGAAGTTGCTCGAAGAGCTTGTGCATGAATCTGTCGTTGAATTTGCAG TACAAATATACCAGCCAGATGATTTTTTTTACCAGCAGCCAAAAAAACAGGAGTGA